The genomic window TGTTCTTCTTTTGTAAGttgaaaaatgcttaaatgtaGCCTACGTGTGAGAGAATCAGAATTCAAATCTGACAAGGTCATGCCGGCTTGACTTCCTGGCTACTATCAGTTACCAAAAGCACTGAAGCCTGATGCATTTTCAAGGGTACGAGGGCAAAGCAGGGGAGTGGTCGTGTCCCAATGGACCAGAACAATGCCACATTGATCACACGCATTGATTTCCTGCGGTTTCATTTCGATCGCTGTCCATACTGCAGACATGTATAGCCGGAGTAACATGTGCACGCTCCCCTCAGCCAGGATAGAAGTTAATGCAGCACAAACCCAACACACAATCAGCTGTTTCTTACGGGACGCCGAGATCTCTGGGAGGCATTTCAGACTGCACAAAAGCCACGCGTGGCTCTATAAATCACGGATGGAGCAATCTGAGACGCGTTGGAGTCGGCTGACCTCTGGATGGCTGTGCGGCTGTGTCAGCACATATGCAAATGCTTCTGTATACAGTGGGATTTGGCAGTAGAGAGGTACTGCGGCAGCTCAGGTGATGACTGGGGCTTTTATGATCGGAACCGGTCTGGAGTAAGAAACATTTTGTGATTATTATGTGTTGGGCTGGGGGTTTTGTCAATGGAAGGGTTATTGCTGAACGTTCGCcgctgtctctctctttctctaggGCTCAGCAGGCATGGAGCCTCTCAGCCTGCAGGTGCTGGTGGTTGTAACAGGGAGCTTCCTGGGCTTCCAGTGGCTGTTCCACAGAGGTAGCCCATGGGTGTCTCAGCAACTCTGCAAAGGCTTCTTTAGGCTCAGCCCTACACACAGGACGGAGTGGAACTCCAGGTGTCAGATATTATCCTCTGTTTTAATTATGCACATTATATTGAGTTTGACTAAAGTTGGagtatatctttttttttcttctcaaagGGCCGTCTCAACAGTGCACGCCTTGGTTGTGGGACTTTTCTGTCTCTACATATATATCTTTGATGAATCCATCCAGAAAGACCCAGTCTGGTGAGGATTTAAAGATGCAGTCCATTACAAATGTGGTGGCACAACTCCAAACAGTACAGTCTGAACTTGAACTGGAACTTCAACTCTCACAAATAAAAGTGTGAAATAAAGTATTTCTTATCTAACCTCTATAATTTGGGATTACAGGGGAGACGCCACACTGGTGAAACTAAACGTGGCCATTACCTCAGGTTACCTCATCTCAGGTGAGTGAAGGGTTAATGATGTGATGCTACATCTATTAATTTATGcaaaaataagttgaaaatGCAGTTCACACACTAAATATGTGTCTTCTATGATAATAAGCATTGTTTAATTTCAGAATTTGAATTCATGTTTTGGAAtaaacttttattatttatttttttgaacattgaatattgatattatttaacaaaaaatgcttcattgctttttaatatttgaatataaatatttaaatattttaaattttttaatttattttttaaaaatacattcatgatatatataatatttattattgaatACACCTCTTCTATAATCACTCAAATAAAATTTAAGTCTTCTTTTAAGATTTATGCAATTAAATTAATAGTAATAAATTCCatcaaattgaattgaataatccTTTTACAATTTAACTGAATAATTGACCAATCCTTAATCAATAATTCAATTAAATTGAGTAAggattattcaattcaatttgaaggaattttactattaattaaattgtgtaaatcttaaaaaaaggatattttttttgagtgatgagcacatttttaatttctgaatcAATATAATTTCGATAGTTTTGAGGGCGTTGCTGTCCAAAAATTGTCCTGATATAATAAAGAAAAAGTGACAAGAAACCTGTATTTAACACTTTTATTATTTcttaggaaaaaaatattttaacaaatgtttcacttctttaattattattattttttcacttaaaggattagtccacttttaaatacacttttcctgaaaaatttactcacccccttatgtcatccaagatgttcatgtctttctttcgtcagtcgaaaagaaatgaaggcttttgaggaaaacattccaggattattctccttacagtggatttcagtggctaccaacagattgaaggtcaaaattacagtttcagtgcagcttcaatggctttaaacgataccagatgagtaataagggtcttatctagcgaatcgatcggtcattttcgaaaaaaatacaaccgtttatgctttataaacaaaatatcgccttgaacgtactttccgcttctgcattcttcataacgcttacgctgaatgttctacgccttccctattctacttacggaacgaacgcggcgccagtttagtttttttccgtaacttgaatagggaaggtgtaggacattcagcgtaagtgttatgaagaatgcggaagcggaaagtacgttcaaggcgattattttgtttataaagcataaagggttgcatttttttcgaaaatgaccgatcgattccctagataagacccttattactcatctggtatcgtttaaagcccttgaagctgcactgaaactgtaattttgaccttcaacctgttggtagccattgaaatccactgtaaggagaataatcctggaatgttttcctcaaaaaccttcatttcttttcttctgacgaaagaaagacatgaacatcttggatgacatgggggtgagtaaatttatcaggaaaagtgtatttaaaagtggactaatcctttaattcatttgtaaaaaaatatatatatttttggaagTAATTACTAGGATTACATTAATGTATTCAAGGTGTAAGGAAAATATGTTTCTACTTTTTACTTGATAGTTACACTCACAAAGAACATGCTCTGTTCCTCTTCAGATCTCCTGCTCATGTTTACTTCATGGGAGTCAATTGGAGAGAAATACTTTGTCATACATCATTTTGCTGCTCTCTACGCATACTACTATGTGCTGGTAAGTTGGTCTGGTCTGGTGTCTATTACTTCCTCAAGATTTCCAAGGTCATTTTGTGCTTGTTTCCTTCTTCTGCAGAGTCAAGGGATATTGCCTTACTTTGCTAATTTCCGTCTGCTCTCAGAATTCTCCACCCCCTTTGTCAACCAGCGGTAAGTAATGTGTAAAAATAGATGTAAAACCATGAAATGGACCTAATTTTCTAATTGCATCATTTTAATGTCTTCCAGTTGGTTTTTTCACATGTTGGGCTACCACAAACTTTCCAAACCGAGTTTGGTTAATGGTGTCGCCATGGCATTTACATTCTTCTTGGTGAGGATCGCAGTCATTCCGGGCTACTACAGCCATATGTACTCGGTCTTCGGCACGGATGACTTCTACAAATTACCTCTGGGAGGCCGCAGTGCCTGGGTTATTTCCAGCGTGTCTTTAGATATTATGAACATCATGTGGATGCGCAGAATTATCCGTGGATGTCTCAAAGTCCTTCACTCAGCCTGGTTGAGAAAAGCAGGAACTGAGATGGAAACTAGAAAGACAGACTGACATGGAGATACAAATACAAATTGAACACATCAGCACACAAACTGTCCATCTTGGATCATGTCCAACCGGAGTGCAAATGTCATATATGTTTGTATTACTCCTGCTGCTGTAATGCCGTGGCTTCAGTTTTGAGTTTTAAACTGACAAATCAAGAGCTTAGAAAGTCAGTCAATGTATTAGTGACTTAATTGATGTCATCTTCAAATATGGGCTCAACTGGAGGAATTAATTCACAAATGCTCTTTtagtttaaaaagaaaaatcaggTGATTAAGAGGCATGGGACTGATCACATGTACAATCAGGACAGTTGTGGTTGCACTATTTATTATAAAGCTGCTATTAAGATCAACCAACTTGCCTTTATGAATGCAATCAACAAAGAAACAGCACATCTGAACTTCCACGAAGATACACAGTGTATGCCTGTAGACCACAATAAACAACTTTTTGACTACAGGATGGATAGGGTTGGGTATACAGAGAAATATAATGGCCATTATAAATGTAGTGGAAATGGGTTAAATGAATAGGTGAAAGTTCCTGCTATTGCAGCTCAGCAGTGCAGGATATTGTACTCAAGAAACCATGCATGTCTgcatataattaatataattattgcaTATATGGAGAATACTGTGTATGGAGAGTATTATATGTCTGGAATGGAAAACATATCAGGTGACAcaatgttatataatatatgtttcTGAAAATCTATAACTTGATGCAGCCATGTATAAGCTTTTTGCTTGTAGTATGTGGTTTGTGGGTTGGATTTGGAATAATGacaattataaaatgtaatgtaagcTTCAATAAGATAAGGCTTTTGAGGTTACTTCACTGTTATGTAGGCCTATGCagttaaaaaaacacagtatgaTTCTTAAAAAAGGTGTATGAGCTATTCCAACTGGAATGAATACCGTGATGTCAAGTGACTGGACGTGTGTTTCTGTGGTGtgataatgttttaatttaaataaacttcTCTGTTTTACACTTTATACAATGTATGAGGTCACACAAATACATTTGGccaattttgttattttggttATTACAAAAAAAGGATAATTCACTTGGAAACatgcagttttttgttttgttttgcgaACAAAATCTGTGTTCATGAGCAAATCtaagcaaaaatatgcaaatcATTCTAGTTCACTTGCATGCATTGGGACTGACTTGTTCAACTAAGTCCCTGTCTTTTAAAACTCTAGCAAATAGCAACTTGTTTCCGTCATAAATCGGATTCACTCATAAATCGAAAAATCAGTCACGGACATAATGATGTAACCTCCAGAAATACTAactgaataaatattttagtgATAGGATAAAAAATTCCAAAATCCACAACTTACCACTTGAAAAACAagaactaaaaaaaacaaaatgcttttttaaaatgctGTCCCCAGGAAACAATTGATGAAAATGATTAGGTTAAGCATATTCAAtgaataacataatataattaaaattattaattattataatttttttaattaatcacttaaataaaataatgaaaatacaaaCTCCAATACTCTAGGGGGTAGTGTGCACTGGATGTCAAACTCCAATACTCTAGGGGGCAGTGTGCACTGGATGTCTATATGTGTGCCACACACTAAGCGTGATGCAATGCATAGATGTATAGACAGCCACTGGTATAGATACCTCATTAGCCACAGTTTCAATGGGCCGTAAGTCGTCCGCCATATTGGAGCAGTCCGTGAACATTCGAGAGTGAGTTGACTGAGCGTGTATGAATACAATATCTATGAAATTACAGATTTCAGCATATGATTTTGCTAAACTAACACAATACAACAAGATGAGGGCgttagctgacattaaaaaagttaccatagtaaaagtaaaaacattaaaattaccatagtaaaacgtgtaatattgagttaatacatataaaaacacaaaccaacacGTTATCCAATTTCTTTGGGAAGTTAAATCTTGGTGGTTTCACAACCAGaacaaagccactggaaggcaagcctgcaacctttagccaaaaaagtgtaacagctaatgctaatgCTCCGCCTCTGGCTgtacgcagggaaggagaccagaagccgtttttttgaatggatgtcaatggatgagaggcttcactatgctgattaaacagcttttgtggggaaatagctaattatttaattaatcgacagtctgtttgctaatcttcagcatgttttacactatacaatactttcgttgggaactatatgtagattttagcttgataaaaatgtatttttttttaagagatgGCAGACTAGggaatattttttacagtctatgggaatgttgcgactgatgtcactgccattacacgataggctgCATGTGATTAAATTAGCCATTACGATTtttccaatggtaagagatacagaccctctcatctccctatagTATACAATCTCTGACCAGAAGCAGCATGTGGCACCTATTGATTCTGTGAGTGATGACACTGACCGTTGCAAGATGGCGGGCGCACCCACGTGTCTGGAGCGGTCGAAATGAGGCATCTATACTTATACACATCTATGATGCAATGACCCAGAGCATCGTGGGATATGAGGCATGTTTCTAGTGTGAACGACATTGACAGTAGAGGTGGAGGTAAGTGTGATCTACTGTTATATAGCGGTTAGTCTTTTATCAGCGATATCTTGCGCATGTAGTTTTAACACAGGGCTATTTGAACAATATGAGCAGTTAGTAACGCTATCTGGATAGACTAGTACATGCTTTTATCTTATACTGTTCTATAAGTGAAGAGTCTTGTATAACATTGTTGCACAACTTTCCAAAAGCATAGTTTTGTTGTAAATGGTGCAGATATCAATAACGTTTGATCAATGGACTGTGGTAGAAAGGAAGACACGTGTACATATCTTTGGTGTATACTTATATAGTGAcacagcagccaatcagatgtACAGTTTGACAACTATAAGGCAAAAACACCTTATTTTAATCTTttcttaatttatattttagatgcttcCCTTTGTACTTTGGCTTTATATGTGGGAATGATTGTATTGTATGTTGAATTTGCATcaatgataatataataataaaaaaactaagaACGTGAAGACAAGTTATGTCATCTAAAGACTCCCTAAATCCTGCATTTATCAATGCAAGAATACAATAGTTGAGTTCAGTTTTTAGACTTTTCATAATGGGATTTTATGCCTGCTTGTATATATAACATGCATGCATACAACTCTATATATGACAGCAATCTAATGCTAAATGCATAGCCACTCAAAACTTACTGTGTTGTTTCATCTTTTCATTTGGGAAGCTGATGGGAGACACAATGAAGGCAGAGGGCATCATGGTGCCTGACTTTGGCAGATCACCACCAAAGGGCTGTCCGATGCATCAAGATGTTAATAAAAGTGAGATGGGTTCCTCCAGTTCTTCAATAATTATAATACTCAGTTGTTTAACATATACATAGGGCTGCAGCAGCTAACAATTATTTTCATAATCGATTAATTTTATTGTTCAGTTGTTGCAGCTTTTATATAGAGAAATGTCTTAATCTCAAAAAGATGTTCTCCTCAGTTTTCGTTCTTAACATCTCCAACAGGTGCCCCTCCACCAGAATGTCCAATGCATCAGGGGTCTGCACCTGCTAGCGATCAGCTGAAGAAGGCGGCAGATGTACCAGCACATCAGGACAGGGCATATGAATTTGTAGAGTGTCCTATGAGAGCTGCTGACAGGGCTAAACCCATGATGTCTGACATCAATCCTGCAAACATGGTACTTTGCACCTTTGAAATTGGTTACCTGGATGTTTAGATGCACTGAGGCTTATGTACTGTTCTCTATAGATGCCACCACCTAACCAAAAACCTTCAGCTGGTCAACCGTTCCCCCTGTCTGTTGTAAGAGAGGAATCTACCATCCCTCGTGCTGGATCTGAGCAGAAATGGGTTTATCCCTCAGAGCAGATGTTCTGGAATGCCATGCTGAGAAAAGGGTGAGTTCCTGATGGAGAAAAAGCAATGTACATCTAATTAGCTCCATCAGCTTCATTGTTTATGACTCAAACTCTCACCAGATGGCGCTGGAATAATGATGATATCAAACAGAAAGACATGACAAACATCATCAGGATTCACAACCAGAATAATGAGCAAGCCTGGCAGGAAATCCTGAGATGGGAAAAGCTCCATTCCATGTAAGCCACATGTTAAAGGCAGCTGTGTAACCTCAGATGTCACCGAGTAGATGACTCCTGATGTTCTGCTGTTGTTTTCCACAGAGAATGCCCATGTGGACCTTCTCTTCTAAGGTTTGGTGGCAAAGCAAAAGACTTTTCACCCAGAGCCAGATTTCGCCACTGGATGGGGTAAGTGATGGtatcccttaaagggatagtttaccaaaaaatgataattttgtcatcttttactcaccctcaagttcttccaaacctgcatgagtttgtttcttctgttgaacacaaaataagttattttaaagaatgttggtcaccagacagttgatggtagccagttgttttttttttctttcttcaaaatatcttcttctgtgttcaacagaagtaagaaattcatacaggtttggaacaacttgagggtgaatgaatgatgacagaatttttgggtgaactatcccttttattCAAACTGGTGTCCAGGGAATCCTAGGGGGGCAGGAAGTACTGGGGGTCAGTGGAAAAGTTTAGAGAAAAGCAgtgtgaaaaatgtaaaaataaataaataaaagtaagattaaattaattaactaaatatattttttttttttttttaaataaatacaatgttatttaactaaataataaattaatacattagattaaaataagttgagtaaaataaatgaaattttatttaaataaaaaataaaacatttgaataaaataaataaaatgttatttaaataataataaataactacataatttaaataaatacaatg from Megalobrama amblycephala isolate DHTTF-2021 linkage group LG17, ASM1881202v1, whole genome shotgun sequence includes these protein-coding regions:
- the LOC125251277 gene encoding holocytochrome c-type synthase, translating into MGDTMKAEGIMVPDFGRSPPKGCPMHQDVNKSAPPPECPMHQGSAPASDQLKKAADVPAHQDRAYEFVECPMRAADRAKPMMSDINPANMMPPPNQKPSAGQPFPLSVVREESTIPRAGSEQKWVYPSEQMFWNAMLRKGWRWNNDDIKQKDMTNIIRIHNQNNEQAWQEILRWEKLHSIECPCGPSLLRFGGKAKDFSPRARFRHWMGHELPFDRHDWIIDRCGKEVRYVIDYYDGGQVSRHTILDVRPAFDSLGAVWDRMKVAWWRWTST
- the si:dkey-10f21.4 gene encoding transmembrane protein 56-B-like isoform X3 codes for the protein MEPLSLQVLVVVTGSFLGFQWLFHRGSPWVSQQLCKGFFRLSPTHRTEWNSRAVSTVHALVVGLFCLYIYIFDESIQKDPVWGDATLVKLNVAITSGYLISDLLLMFTSWESIGEKYFVIHHFAALYAYYYVLVSWSGLVSITSSRFPRSFCACFLLLQSQGILPYFANFRLLSEFSTPFVNQRWFFHMLGYHKLSKPSLVNGVAMAFTFFLVRIAVIPGYYSHMYSVFGTDDFYKLPLGGRSAWVISSVSLDIMNIMWMRRIIRGCLKVLHSAWLRKAGTEMETRKTD
- the si:dkey-10f21.4 gene encoding transmembrane protein 56-B-like isoform X2, with the protein product MAVRLCQHICKCFCIQWDLAVERYCGSSGDDWGFYDRNRSGGSAGMEPLSLQVLVVVTGSFLGFQWLFHRGSPWVSQQLCKGFFRLSPTHRTEWNSRAVSTVHALVVGLFCLYIYIFDESIQKDPVWGDATLVKLNVAITSGYLISDLLLMFTSWESIGEKYFVIHHFAALYAYYYVLSQGILPYFANFRLLSEFSTPFVNQRWFFHMLGYHKLSKPSLVNGVAMAFTFFLVRIAVIPGYYSHMYSVFGTDDFYKLPLGGRSAWVISSVSLDIMNIMWMRRIIRGCLKVLHSAWLRKAGTEMETRKTD
- the si:dkey-10f21.4 gene encoding transmembrane protein 56-B-like isoform X1; the encoded protein is MAVRLCQHICKCFCIQWDLAVERYCGSSGDDWGFYDRNRSGGSAGMEPLSLQVLVVVTGSFLGFQWLFHRGSPWVSQQLCKGFFRLSPTHRTEWNSRAVSTVHALVVGLFCLYIYIFDESIQKDPVWGDATLVKLNVAITSGYLISDLLLMFTSWESIGEKYFVIHHFAALYAYYYVLVSWSGLVSITSSRFPRSFCACFLLLQSQGILPYFANFRLLSEFSTPFVNQRWFFHMLGYHKLSKPSLVNGVAMAFTFFLVRIAVIPGYYSHMYSVFGTDDFYKLPLGGRSAWVISSVSLDIMNIMWMRRIIRGCLKVLHSAWLRKAGTEMETRKTD